The Henckelia pumila isolate YLH828 chromosome 2, ASM3356847v2, whole genome shotgun sequence genome includes a window with the following:
- the LOC140881185 gene encoding probable catabolite repression protein creC isoform X2, protein MMNSATSNNMMSSASASGNNAQSPGLKTYFKTPEGKYKLQYEKTHPAIGQQYSQGKTVVQVTLAHLKDKPTQTPSQSSSSLGVSSGVRSAAARLWNGGNGSRALSFVGANGGKSVSGASSRIGSLGASSSNNVVGNSNFDGKGTYLVFNAGDSVFISDLNSQDKDPIKCMQFNNVYPVCHAYDPDAKDGHDLLIGLSTGDVYSVSLREQLQDVGKKLVGAQHYNKDGSVNNSRCTCAAWIPNSDGSFVVAHADGNMYVYEKNKDSSGDPSFHVIKDPTQFSVSHARYSKNPVARWHISHSSINGIAFSSGGSYIATVGRDGYLRVFDYKNEQLICGGKSYYGALLCCAWSMDGKYILTGGEDDLVQVWSMEDRKIVAWGEGHNSWVSGVSFDSYWLAPNSDGVAENIVYRFGSVGQDTQLLLWDLEMDELVVPVRRPPGGSPTFSTGSQSAHWDGACPVGTLQPAPSTRDIPKLSPLVAHRVHTEPLSGLIFTQESVLTCSRDGHIKIWTRPGSPESQSNNSDSLLTASLKEKPSISSGKVVSPRFKQ, encoded by the exons ATGATGAACTCTGCGACGAGTAATAATATGATGTCTTCAGCATCCGCGTCTGGGAACAACGCACAGTCGCCGGGTTTGAAGACTTATTTCAAGACCCCAGAGGGCAAATACAAGCTCCAGTATGAGAAGACCCACCCAGCGATTGGTCAACAGTATTCCCAAGGCAAAACTGTCGTTCAG GTTACGCTGGCTCACCTCAAGGATAAACCAACGCAGACACCATCACAGTCATCCTCAAGTTTGGGTGTTAGCAGTGGCGTGAGGTCTGCGGCAGCAAGGTTATGGAATGGTGGAAACGGTAGTAGAGCCCTTAGTTTTGTTGGAGCAAATGGAGGTAAGTCGGTGAGTGGCGCTAGTAGTAGAATAGGATCACTAGGCGCGTCAAGTTCGAATAATGTGGTTGGGAATTCAAACTTCGATGGTAAGGGGACTTACTTGGTGTTCAACGCTGGTGATTCAGTTTTCATCAGCGACTTAAATTCGCAGGATAAG GATCCTATAAAGTGTATGCAGTTTAATAACGTATATCCGGTTTGTCATGCATATGACCCTGATGCAAAAGACGGGCATGATTTGCTTATTGGTTTAAGCACTGGAGATG TCTATTCAGTGTCACTAAGAGAACAACTACAAGATGTTGGGAAGAAGCTTGTTGGGGCTCAACATTATAACAAAGATGGTTCTGTTAACAATAG TCGTTGCACATGTGCTGCATGGATTCCCAACAGCGATGGATCATTTGTAGTTGCTCATGCGGATGGAAATATGTATGTTTATGAAAAG AACAAAGATAGTTCTGGTGATCCTTCATTCCACGTGATCAAGGACCCGACTCAATTTTCTGTCTCACATGCACGCTACAGTAAG AATCCTGTTGCTAGATGGCATATATCCCATAGTTCAATAAATGGCATTGCATTTTCAAGTGGTGGATCTTATATAGCAACCGTCGGAAGGGATG GTTATCTTCGAGTCTTTGACTATAAAAATGAACAACTTATATGTGGTGGAAAAAGCTATTATGGTGCTTTACTGTGTTGTGCTTGGAG TATGGATGGTAAATACATTTTGACCGGAGGTGAAGATGACCTAGTTCAAGTTTGGAGCATGGAAGATCGGAAGATTGTGGCATGGGGCGAGGGACACAACTCATGG GTTAGCGGTGTGTCATTTGATTCATATTGGTTGGCACCAAATTCTGATGGTGTAGCTGAAAATATTGTATACCGTTTTGGCTCAGTTGGTCAG GACACACAATTACTTCTATGGGATCTTGAAATGGATGAACTTGTGGTACCAGTGCGGCGTCCCCCTGGTGGGTCCCCAACTTTCAGTACCGGAAGCCAGTCAGCTCACTGGGACGGTGCTTGTCCTGTTGGCACCTTGCAACCTGCTCCAAGCACGAGAGACATCCCAAAACTCTCTCCGCTAGTCGCACATCGTGTTCACACAGAACCTCTTTCTGGTTTGATATTCACTCAAGAATCCGTACTTACTTGTAGCCGGGATGGACACATAAAAATTTGGACGAGACCTGGTTCCCCCGAGAGCCAATCGAACAACTCTGATTCCCTCTTAACTGCAAGCTTGAAAGAAAAGCCATCAATATCATCGGGGAAAGTGGTAAGTCCTCGTTTCAAACAATGA
- the LOC140881185 gene encoding probable catabolite repression protein creC isoform X1 gives MMNSATSNNMMSSASASGNNAQSPGLKTYFKTPEGKYKLQYEKTHPAIGQQYSQGKTVVQVVGQVTLAHLKDKPTQTPSQSSSSLGVSSGVRSAAARLWNGGNGSRALSFVGANGGKSVSGASSRIGSLGASSSNNVVGNSNFDGKGTYLVFNAGDSVFISDLNSQDKDPIKCMQFNNVYPVCHAYDPDAKDGHDLLIGLSTGDVYSVSLREQLQDVGKKLVGAQHYNKDGSVNNSRCTCAAWIPNSDGSFVVAHADGNMYVYEKNKDSSGDPSFHVIKDPTQFSVSHARYSKNPVARWHISHSSINGIAFSSGGSYIATVGRDGYLRVFDYKNEQLICGGKSYYGALLCCAWSMDGKYILTGGEDDLVQVWSMEDRKIVAWGEGHNSWVSGVSFDSYWLAPNSDGVAENIVYRFGSVGQDTQLLLWDLEMDELVVPVRRPPGGSPTFSTGSQSAHWDGACPVGTLQPAPSTRDIPKLSPLVAHRVHTEPLSGLIFTQESVLTCSRDGHIKIWTRPGSPESQSNNSDSLLTASLKEKPSISSGKVVSPRFKQ, from the exons ATGATGAACTCTGCGACGAGTAATAATATGATGTCTTCAGCATCCGCGTCTGGGAACAACGCACAGTCGCCGGGTTTGAAGACTTATTTCAAGACCCCAGAGGGCAAATACAAGCTCCAGTATGAGAAGACCCACCCAGCGATTGGTCAACAGTATTCCCAAGGCAAAACTGTCGTTCAG GTTGTTGGTCAGGTTACGCTGGCTCACCTCAAGGATAAACCAACGCAGACACCATCACAGTCATCCTCAAGTTTGGGTGTTAGCAGTGGCGTGAGGTCTGCGGCAGCAAGGTTATGGAATGGTGGAAACGGTAGTAGAGCCCTTAGTTTTGTTGGAGCAAATGGAGGTAAGTCGGTGAGTGGCGCTAGTAGTAGAATAGGATCACTAGGCGCGTCAAGTTCGAATAATGTGGTTGGGAATTCAAACTTCGATGGTAAGGGGACTTACTTGGTGTTCAACGCTGGTGATTCAGTTTTCATCAGCGACTTAAATTCGCAGGATAAG GATCCTATAAAGTGTATGCAGTTTAATAACGTATATCCGGTTTGTCATGCATATGACCCTGATGCAAAAGACGGGCATGATTTGCTTATTGGTTTAAGCACTGGAGATG TCTATTCAGTGTCACTAAGAGAACAACTACAAGATGTTGGGAAGAAGCTTGTTGGGGCTCAACATTATAACAAAGATGGTTCTGTTAACAATAG TCGTTGCACATGTGCTGCATGGATTCCCAACAGCGATGGATCATTTGTAGTTGCTCATGCGGATGGAAATATGTATGTTTATGAAAAG AACAAAGATAGTTCTGGTGATCCTTCATTCCACGTGATCAAGGACCCGACTCAATTTTCTGTCTCACATGCACGCTACAGTAAG AATCCTGTTGCTAGATGGCATATATCCCATAGTTCAATAAATGGCATTGCATTTTCAAGTGGTGGATCTTATATAGCAACCGTCGGAAGGGATG GTTATCTTCGAGTCTTTGACTATAAAAATGAACAACTTATATGTGGTGGAAAAAGCTATTATGGTGCTTTACTGTGTTGTGCTTGGAG TATGGATGGTAAATACATTTTGACCGGAGGTGAAGATGACCTAGTTCAAGTTTGGAGCATGGAAGATCGGAAGATTGTGGCATGGGGCGAGGGACACAACTCATGG GTTAGCGGTGTGTCATTTGATTCATATTGGTTGGCACCAAATTCTGATGGTGTAGCTGAAAATATTGTATACCGTTTTGGCTCAGTTGGTCAG GACACACAATTACTTCTATGGGATCTTGAAATGGATGAACTTGTGGTACCAGTGCGGCGTCCCCCTGGTGGGTCCCCAACTTTCAGTACCGGAAGCCAGTCAGCTCACTGGGACGGTGCTTGTCCTGTTGGCACCTTGCAACCTGCTCCAAGCACGAGAGACATCCCAAAACTCTCTCCGCTAGTCGCACATCGTGTTCACACAGAACCTCTTTCTGGTTTGATATTCACTCAAGAATCCGTACTTACTTGTAGCCGGGATGGACACATAAAAATTTGGACGAGACCTGGTTCCCCCGAGAGCCAATCGAACAACTCTGATTCCCTCTTAACTGCAAGCTTGAAAGAAAAGCCATCAATATCATCGGGGAAAGTGGTAAGTCCTCGTTTCAAACAATGA
- the LOC140883557 gene encoding origin of replication complex subunit 3 codes for MSPAGDPLVPPPVSSADNNLQPFFVLHQATPRSKSTVKIRRRIDLSFKTSDADEKDAAEGYDDNARVKNFQFLWSKIESTITDVLKNIDAGVFEKIDEWVRKSFDAIRGCWSDPISTIQKNIHYPILNSLSFDSAVAPRKLFTALVFTKNMEFVDGIITFVDLGVHLRTRGCHVANLTSLDFSAKNGVGGCLKTLLRQFLMVGIDAPDISALASWYTEAENYGSPVVVIIDNVERCSGSVLADFIILLSEWAIKIPTILIVGVATTVDALRNTVSSNACSRMSCSEFTLGTPAERMDAIIEAVLLKHSSSFSVGKQVMSFLRSYFLHHDGTLNLFVRALKISMAQQLYAEHLSFLYTKIADEDTKGFGGGSILYQETVIQQALDLPSIQSFCQSSSGDDIWIFGWSKLNGFRDLWNSVVMCLYEVGKYQKITLLDLYCEMLERELCNSNASDQFRLAKDNHQSSHNEHLLACLQKGGCVHRVIQIVRNLSGAEMAKLFRSWEILTRGIIEVHEKVKELQSLVALEDKHSKRDLNEATRKPVARKIIHENKDKSTLNEKVAIFLECMVRDMKPIESIPFNEIFFFNNVHTLQAALIGDPRRRIQTDLLESRNFLKCSCCKNGSGPLPSMHDTSIMYYLAQEHGDNINIHEWFNSFRAIVSPPRSQAKKRLKSSPSPKKRKSCKEPERRNDASIQAEFCRAVTELQITGLLRLPSKRRPDYVQRVAFGL; via the exons ATGTCTCCGGCGGGCGATCCTTTGGTCCCACCGCCCGTTTCCTCCGCCGACAATAATCTCCAG CCGTTCTTTGTTCTTCATCAAGCAACTCCACGCAGCAAATCAACTGTAAAAATCCGTAGAAGAATCGATTTATCCTTCAAAACTTCCGATGCCGATGAGAAAGATGCCGCTGAGGGATATGATGATAACGCGCGAGTAAAGAATTTTCAATTTCTTTGGTCGAAGATTGAGTCCACCATCACG GatgttttgaaaaatattgatGCCGGTGTATTTGAAAAGATTGATGAGTGGGTTCGTAAGTCCTTTGATGCAATTCGGGGTTGCTGGTCTGATCCCATCAGCACTATTCAGAAAAATATTCACTACCCAATTTTGAATAGTTTGTCCTTCGATTCTGCTGTTGCACCCAGGAAACTATTTACTGCCCTGGTCTTCACGA AAAACATGGAATTCGTTGATGGTATAATTACATTTGTGGATCTTGGTGTACATTTGAGGACCCGTGGATGTCATGTTGCTAACCTCACATCATTGGATTTCTCTGCCAAGAATGGAGTTGGTGGTTGTCTCAAAACTTTATTGAGACAATTTCTCATGGTTGGCATTGAT GCACCTGACATTTCTGCGCTAGCATCATGGTACACTGAAGCAGAGAACTATGGGAGCCCAGTTGTTGTTATAATTGACAATGTGGAAAGGTGCAGTGGTTCTGTCCTGGCTGATTTTATCATTCTGTTGAG TGAATGGGCGATAAAAATTCCAACAATCTTAATTGTGGGAGTTGCAACAACTGTTGACGCCCTGAGAAATACAGTATCTTCAAATGCATGCTCTCGTATGTCTTGTAGTGAGTTCACTTTGGGAACTCCAGCTGAAAGGATGGATGCAATTATAGAGGCAGTTCTTCTGAAACATTCCAGCAGTTTCAGTGTTGGGAAGCAAGTGATGAGTTTCCTGAGAAGTTACTTCTTACACCATGATGGAACGTTGAATTTATTTGTTAGAGCTCTGAAG ATTTCTATGGCCCAGCAACTTTATGCAGAACATCTAAGCTTCTTATATACAAAAATAGCTGATGAGGACACCAAG GGCTTTGGAGGTGGAAGTATTTTGTACCAAGAAACTGTGATCCAGCAAGCTTTGGATCTTCCGTCCATCCAGAG CTTTTGTCAGTCTAGCTCTGGCGATGACATCTGGATCTTTGGTTGGTCCAAACTAAACGGATTTCGTGATCTATGGAACTCTGTGGTTATG TGCCTGTATGAAGTTGGAAAGTATCAGAAAATCACCCTGTTAGATCTGTACTGTGAGATGCTTGAACGTGAGCTATGCAACAGCAATGCTTCTGACCAATTTCGATTGGCAAAAGATAATCACCAGTCATCTCATAATGAGCATTTGCTTGCCTGCTTACAAAAAGGAGGTTGTGTTCATCGCGTAATTCAGATAGTTAG GAATCTATCAGGTGCTGAGATGGCCAAGTTGTTCAGGAGTTGGGAAATACTTACCAGAGGCATAATTGAG GTTCATGAAAAAGTAAAGGAGTTGCAATCTCTGGTAGCCTTGGAGGACAAGCATTCAAAACGGGATTTGAATGAAGCAACCAG GAAGCCCGTTGCCAGGAAAATTATTCATGAAAATAAGGATAAAAGTACTCTAAATGAGAAAGTTGCTATATTTCTGGAATGCATGGTCAG GGATATGAAGCCCATTGAAAGTATACCTTTCAATGAAATATTCTTCTTCAATAATGTCCACACGCTCCAAGCA GCTTTGATAGGAGATCCTAGAAGAAGAATCCAGACTGACCTTTTAGAGTCCAGGAATTTCCTCAAGTGTTCTTGCTGCAAGAATGGTAGTGGGCCATTACCATCCATGCATGATACCTCGATCAT GTACTATCTGGCTCAAGAACATGGCGATAACATAAATATTCATGAATGGTTCAACTCTTTTAGAGCCATCGTCTCTCCCCCACGTTCACAAGCCAAGAAGAGGTTAAAGTCATCACCATCACCTAAAAAACGAAAAAGTTGCAAGGAACCCGAACGCCGGAATGATGCTTCAATCCA AGCTGAATTCTGCAGGGCAGTGACCGAGCTACAAATTACCGGGCTGCTTCGGCTGCCCAGCAAAAGGCGCCCTGATTATGTACAGAGAGTGGCCTTTGGACTTTGA
- the LOC140883443 gene encoding large ribosomal subunit protein uL11, whose protein sequence is MPPKFDPSQVVDVFVRVTGGEVGAASSLAPKIGPLGLSPKKIGEDIAKETAKDWKGLRVTVKLTVQNRQAKVTVVPSAAALVIKALKEPERDRKKTKNIKHNGNISLDDVIEIAKVMRSRSMAKDLSGTVKEILGTCVSVGCTVDGKDPKDLQQEISDGDVEIPLD, encoded by the coding sequence ATGCCGCCGAAGTTCGATCCCAGCCAGGTAGTGGACGTGTTTGTCCGGGTTACCGGAGGCGAGGTCGGGGCGGCCAGTTCACTCGCCCCTAAGATCGGTCCCCTCGGTCTCTCTCCCAAGAAGATCGGTGAGGATATCGCCAAGGAAACTGCCAAAGACTGGAAGGGCCTCCGCGTCACCGTTAAGCTCACCGTCCAGAATCGACAGGCCAAGGTTACTGTCGTCCCCTCCGCCGCCGCACTCGTCATCAAGGCGCTCAAGGAACCGGAGCGCGATCGCAAGAAGACGAAGAACATCAAGCATAACGGCAACATCTCGCTCGATGACGTCATCGAGATTGCCAAAGTAATGAGGTCACGCTCCATGGCTAAGGATTTGAGTGGCACAGTGAAGGAGATTCTGGGGACGTGTGTCTCCGTTGGATGTACGGTGGATGGAAAGGATCCCAAGGATCTTCAGCAGGAGATTTCCGATGGGGATGTCGAGATTCCACTGGATTGA